The genome window TTTGACTCCCACTGAGGGCGCCGGGAAACTAACTGCAAATAAGGAGCGTGGAAGTAGGCGTCTAAGAATAGACCCAGACGTCCACGTGCCAGCATCATCGTCAGAGCCTGGCACAATCTGTTCTCCTTGCTTCcgttctccatagcaacagtagTAGAGAGAGGCAGCAGATTGCTTGATAGACTGTGGGTGGGCGTCTGGCGTGCCTCATCCCAGTCCGTCCTACGTCTACCAGATCTCCTCGCCTGACTAACGACTTGGCAACTGCTTCTTGTCAGAATTAACTCTGCTACAATTTAGTCTTTGTACGAGGAAGCATGTGAGAGGACATTATGTCCGCTGCTGTTCCAATGTGGTACAGAATATAATTAATTTCAAGTTAAGCACTGAGATATTTCCTCAATATTTGTAGCTGCAGAAGTAGATAAAGTCCACACTGTTACCAATCGCTTACAGTActtcatgaaatattttaaatctaGTACATATTTTATGTGGCTTCACCATCATATCAAATGTTCATACATCCCTTGCATCACTTTGACTGAAACGAAAACTCTAAGGGTGTGAGCTGTGCTTTTCCACAGATTATGACTTCATACACACAGTGTCTACCCTGATCTGTCCTCTAACcaaactcttcttctctttacaGGAGCAGCTGGTTCTTCCTGTCAAGTCCAAGAAGCCTTTTCCAACTGGCCTGTGCTGCCTCACCTTTGGCCTGGTGGTCTTCATGTCAGGACTGGTCCTGGCCTCTATCTATGTCTATCGCTACTACTTCATACCTCAGGTCAGTTGTCTCTACTTTcctttaattgcattttacGTCCCGGACCCAAATATCACAGAATGTAAAACactattaaaaaatgatgatgtgcCACATGCTAATTCAGCTCTGTTGCGTGACATTAGCAGATCCCAGAAGacagcttgttccactgccGGGTTATCTATGAGGATTCGGTGTACGCTCCTCTAAGGGGCCGACAAGAACTTGAGGAGAATGTCGGTATCTACCTTGACGACAACTATGAACAGATCAGCGTACCTGTGCCACATTTTGGAGGCAGCGACCCTGCCGATATCATCCATGATTTTCAGAGGGTAAGTCATCCTTAACTGTAGTTATATCAGTAATGTTCACTGGTTTCCTCTcactgacttttccttttaAGTGTTTTCGTTATGGTCTATGTTTGaacatgtattcattttttccagGGCCTCACAGCTTATCATGACATTGCGTTGGACAAATGCTACATCACCGAGCTGAACACAACCTTGGTGATGCCTCCGCGGAACCTGTGGGAGCTGCTCGTCAATGTCAAGGTGAGGCACTCGCTGCTGATGTCACAGATGAAGCTGCTGTAAAAAGCATTGTTAGAGATAAATGGCTTCCTAAGAGTGACGGACAGAGCGTTCCCATCTTCCCGTCTGGCAGCGCTCCTCCTACAGAGCGACAGACTGAGTGATtcatttgtgtctctttgtcacAGAGAGGGACGTACCTTCCGCAGACTTACATCATCCAGGAGGAAATGGTGGTTACAGGGAGGGTGAGGAACATGAGGCAGCTGGGCCCGTTCATCCACAGGCTCTGCTACGGAAAAGAAACCTACCGCCTCAGACGCCGCAACCAGCGCAGACGTAAGTGCAAACATCCACTTCCTTTTTCAGTCTCTCTGCCAACATGAGATGCTAAATAATCAGTGACGAGTGGGTTACTTTCTGCCAATTTATTACCCTCTTTCACACCAACACTTGTGAGATGTTGAGTCATGTGACATGTGCCGGGTCACTGTGATCTCTCTGTACCCAATAAGGAAAGTATTCCACCAGTTAGTCACAGGGAATCCGGTGTTTGGTTTGGTGTGTAGGAGCTAAATAAGAGTGATGCACCATGCAGAAGACAAATACAACCAGAACCAAATAGGGACTTCCTTGTGAACAtttcagacagacagtgtgtctgcagtgtaAAATCCTCCTCTAACAGCCTGGCAACctgattttcatttcaatgtttgtgtgtgtgtgtgtgtgtgggcacagCTTGGGAACTTCCTGCTGTGTGAGTCATTCATAGTGCAGTGGACACGTCCACACACTGTGGAGGAGGCAGTGATGCACATGAGTGATATCTCTGTCGTCGCAGCCTTTGATTGGCATGAGCTCTTTAGAAATGATGCAACAAACTTCCCCCAAAGTACATATATGGATGTGATTTTTTTCGGGGATGACCACTGCTGATTCAACATGTGTGCCGTGGGCATCATAGCAGTAGAAACAATACGAAATCTGCAAAATCTCCACTTTCAGTATTGAACAGATTTTCTAAACGCGTCTTCTGATCTCTTCCAGGTATTGAGAGACGCGAGGCAAAGAAGTGCCACAGCATTCGTCACTTCGAAAACACTTTTGTGGTGGAGACCGTGATCTGCAACAGTGTCTAAAATCTGAGGTGGAAATCTCAGCCATTCAACACTGAAGCCAATTTCAAACCATACCTCTTGAATTCTTTAGGCTTTTAACTGCACTTTAAGAGCAACTTATTTGTCAGAcagtttctgtttccttttttgtctcaAGTTGGAAATGCTCTTTTATTGTTCATGTACAatgttaatgtctttttttaatctgatggTCTGTATATTTGAATGACGTTACATGTGTTTGGATATATCCGTAGCTTGTCTTGTGCAAAAGATGTTAATGTGTGTCagtttgtgacattttcatcagaggatttgatttaaattttaatttagaCTCGTCCTTGTGTTGTTTATTTAGTAACTCAGTGCACTGTGGGTGATGTACAGGCTGCTTGCACAATG of Thunnus thynnus chromosome 12, fThuThy2.1, whole genome shotgun sequence contains these proteins:
- the itm2cb gene encoding integral membrane protein 2Cb isoform X1 is translated as MVKITFQPVSAQKPDKESDGDKIIIPQAHEQLVLPVKSKKPFPTGLCCLTFGLVVFMSGLVLASIYVYRYYFIPQQIPEDSLFHCRVIYEDSVYAPLRGRQELEENVGIYLDDNYEQISVPVPHFGGSDPADIIHDFQRGLTAYHDIALDKCYITELNTTLVMPPRNLWELLVNVKRGTYLPQTYIIQEEMVVTGRVRNMRQLGPFIHRLCYGKETYRLRRRNQRRRIERREAKKCHSIRHFENTFVVETVICNSV
- the itm2cb gene encoding integral membrane protein 2Cb isoform X2; the protein is MVKITFQPVSAQKPDKESDGDKIIIPQAHEQLVLPVKSKKPFPTGLCCLTFGLVVFMSGLVLASIYVYRYYFIPQIPEDSLFHCRVIYEDSVYAPLRGRQELEENVGIYLDDNYEQISVPVPHFGGSDPADIIHDFQRGLTAYHDIALDKCYITELNTTLVMPPRNLWELLVNVKRGTYLPQTYIIQEEMVVTGRVRNMRQLGPFIHRLCYGKETYRLRRRNQRRRIERREAKKCHSIRHFENTFVVETVICNSV